A single Mixta calida DNA region contains:
- a CDS encoding GNAT family N-acetyltransferase — protein sequence MRIRPFTEADRPFLRTLFLASRKANWTWLDSSAWQLEDFDQVVLGESVLVAEEDGHRLGFAAFLENDNFLHSLFVDPQFQGRGAGSALLKAVQERFTATGALKCLLANSRAQNFYLRHGWQVISHGESEQGKYVLMHFKKASSWPRKAEGS from the coding sequence GTGCGCATTCGTCCCTTTACTGAAGCCGACCGCCCTTTTCTGCGGACGCTGTTCCTCGCCTCGCGTAAGGCGAACTGGACATGGCTCGATTCCAGCGCCTGGCAGCTGGAGGATTTCGATCAGGTGGTGTTAGGCGAAAGCGTGCTGGTCGCCGAGGAAGATGGACACCGGCTCGGCTTTGCCGCCTTTCTGGAGAATGACAATTTTCTGCACAGCCTGTTTGTCGATCCGCAGTTTCAGGGGCGCGGCGCGGGCAGCGCGCTGTTAAAGGCGGTGCAGGAGCGCTTTACCGCCACCGGCGCGCTGAAGTGTCTGCTGGCGAACAGCCGCGCACAGAATTTCTATCTGCGGCACGGCTGGCAGGTCATTTCCCACGGCGAAAGCGAGCAGGGAAAATATGTGCTGATGCACTTCAAGAAAGCCTCATCCTGGCCGAGAAAAGCGGAAGGGTCTTAA
- the fucO gene encoding lactaldehyde reductase — protein sequence MSFQLALPGISLHGYGAISDLAQLLAQKNWGKALIVTDDQLAELGLTQSLTDSLQQHTIPYALFTGVAPNPTEEQVQAGLVAFRQQQCDFLIAFGGGSPIDTAKAIKILTANPGRAVDYAGVGKVRHPGVPLVAINTTAGTAAEATSNAVITDSARQIKQVIIDAHLIPDIAVDDPAVMLGIPRDITAATGMDALTHALEAYVSTGAHVLTDPCALEAIALIHRWLPVAVADGGNREAREMMACAQYLAGMAFNSAGLGLVHALAHQPGATHNLPHGVCNAILLPVVAAFNRPASVKRFARIAAALGVDTTKMDDEAASHAAIQALRQLADDVGIPAGFRQLGIEEKDIEGWLDKALADPCAPANSRTATREQVRELYQQAL from the coding sequence ATGAGCTTTCAACTGGCGTTACCAGGCATCAGCCTGCACGGCTATGGCGCCATTAGCGACTTGGCGCAGCTGCTGGCGCAGAAAAACTGGGGCAAGGCGCTAATCGTTACCGACGACCAGCTCGCTGAGCTGGGACTGACGCAGAGCCTTACCGACAGTTTGCAACAGCACACTATTCCTTACGCCCTGTTTACCGGCGTGGCGCCGAACCCAACCGAAGAGCAGGTACAGGCAGGGCTGGTCGCCTTTCGTCAGCAGCAGTGCGATTTTCTGATCGCCTTTGGCGGCGGCAGCCCGATCGACACCGCCAAGGCGATTAAAATTCTGACCGCCAACCCCGGCAGAGCGGTTGATTACGCGGGCGTCGGCAAGGTGCGTCATCCCGGCGTGCCGCTGGTGGCGATCAACACGACCGCCGGCACCGCCGCCGAAGCCACCAGCAACGCGGTGATCACCGACAGCGCGCGCCAGATTAAACAGGTGATTATCGACGCGCATCTGATCCCTGATATCGCGGTGGACGACCCTGCCGTAATGCTCGGCATCCCCAGGGACATTACCGCCGCCACCGGCATGGACGCGCTGACCCATGCGCTGGAGGCGTATGTCTCGACAGGCGCGCACGTCCTGACCGACCCCTGCGCGCTGGAGGCGATCGCCCTGATTCATCGCTGGCTGCCTGTGGCGGTGGCGGATGGCGGAAATCGCGAGGCGCGCGAGATGATGGCCTGCGCGCAATATCTGGCGGGCATGGCCTTCAACAGCGCCGGACTGGGGCTGGTGCATGCGCTGGCGCATCAGCCGGGCGCCACGCACAACCTGCCGCACGGCGTCTGCAACGCCATTCTGCTGCCGGTGGTGGCGGCCTTTAATCGTCCCGCCAGCGTTAAGCGCTTCGCCCGCATCGCCGCCGCGCTGGGCGTCGATACGACGAAGATGGATGACGAAGCCGCCAGCCACGCCGCGATTCAGGCGCTGCGCCAGCTGGCTGACGACGTGGGCATTCCCGCCGGTTTCCGGCAGTTAGGCATTGAAGAGAAGGATATCGAAGGCTGGCTGGACAAGGCGCTGGCCGATCCCTGCGCGCCCGCCAATTCCCGTACCGCCACGCGCGAGCAGGTACGGGAACTCTATCAGCAGGCGCTGTAG
- the apbC gene encoding iron-sulfur cluster carrier protein ApbC, with protein MSSQSHGALSPDTLRAMVAGTLTTFEHPTLKHNLTALKALHHVALMDGKLHVEIKMPFAWGSGFEALKEQTSADLLRITGAQAIDWRLSHDIATLKRVKNQPGVNGVKNIIAVSSGKGGVGKSSTAVNMALALVAEGARVGILDADIYGPSVPTMLGAEDQRPASPDGKHMAPIMSHGLATNSIGYLVTEDNAMVWRGPMASKALMQLLNETLWPELDYLILDMPPGTGDIQLTLAQNIPVTGAVVVTTPQDIALIDARKGIVMFEKVEVPVLGVVENMSMHICSNCGHHEAIFGSGGAELLAEKYHTRLLGQLPLHITLREDLDAGEPTVIRRPESSFAALYRELAGAVAAQLYWQGEIIPGEIAFRAL; from the coding sequence ATGAGTTCACAATCCCACGGGGCGCTTTCGCCCGATACGCTGCGCGCGATGGTCGCCGGCACATTGACGACTTTTGAACATCCGACGCTAAAGCATAACCTTACTGCCCTCAAGGCGCTGCACCATGTCGCGCTGATGGACGGCAAGCTGCACGTAGAGATTAAAATGCCCTTCGCCTGGGGCAGCGGCTTCGAGGCGCTGAAAGAGCAGACCAGCGCCGATCTGCTGCGCATCACCGGGGCGCAGGCGATCGACTGGCGGCTGAGTCACGATATCGCCACCCTGAAGCGGGTGAAAAACCAGCCGGGCGTCAACGGGGTGAAAAACATTATCGCCGTCAGCTCCGGCAAGGGCGGCGTCGGTAAATCGAGCACCGCCGTCAATATGGCGCTGGCGCTGGTGGCCGAAGGGGCGCGCGTGGGCATTCTCGACGCCGACATCTACGGCCCGTCGGTGCCGACCATGCTGGGCGCCGAAGATCAGCGTCCCGCCTCGCCGGACGGCAAGCATATGGCGCCGATTATGTCGCACGGTCTCGCTACCAACTCTATCGGCTATCTGGTGACGGAAGATAACGCGATGGTGTGGCGCGGCCCGATGGCCAGCAAGGCGCTGATGCAGCTGCTGAATGAGACTCTCTGGCCGGAGCTGGATTACCTGATTCTGGATATGCCGCCGGGCACCGGCGATATTCAACTGACCCTGGCGCAAAATATTCCGGTCACCGGCGCCGTCGTCGTTACCACGCCGCAGGATATTGCGCTGATCGACGCACGCAAGGGCATCGTGATGTTTGAGAAGGTGGAAGTGCCGGTGCTGGGCGTGGTGGAAAACATGAGCATGCATATTTGCAGCAACTGCGGCCACCACGAAGCGATTTTCGGCAGCGGCGGCGCAGAGCTGCTGGCGGAGAAATACCACACCCGCCTGCTGGGCCAGCTGCCGCTGCACATTACGCTGCGTGAAGATCTGGACGCCGGCGAACCGACGGTGATCCGCCGCCCGGAGAGCAGCTTCGCCGCCCTGTATCGCGAGCTGGCGGGCGCGGTGGCCGCCCAGCTTTACTGGCAGGGCGAAATCATCCCCGGCGAAATCGCCTTTCGCGCCCTGTAA
- the metG gene encoding methionine--tRNA ligase codes for MTQVAKKIMVTCALPYANGPIHLGHMLEHIQADIWVRYQRMRGNQVWFICADDAHGTPIMLKAQQMGITPEQMIAEMSQAHQKDFAGFNISYDNYHSTHSDENRELSALIYNRLKENGFIKNRTISQLFDPEKGMFLPDRFVKGTCPKCKAADQYGDNCEVCGSTYSPTELIDPKSVVSGATPVMRDSEHFFFDLPSFSEMLQTWTRSGALQEQVANKMQEWFESGLQQWDISRDAPYFGFEIPGAPGKYFYVWLDAPIGYMGSFKNLCDKRGDLDFDEFWKKDSTTELYHFIGKDIVYFHSLFWPAMLEGSNFRKPNNLFVHGYVTVNGAKMSKSRGTFIKASTWLEHLDADSLRYYYAAKLSSRIDDIDLNLEDFVQRVNADIVNKVVNLASRNAGFIAKRFGGQLADHLADPALYKTFTDASASIGDAWASREYGRAIREIMALADMANRYVDEQAPWVVAKQEGRDADLQAICTMGINLFRVLMTWLKPVLPSLSERVEAFLKAELLWDAIDTPLLNHEVAPFKALYSRIEMPKINALIEASKEDAAAAAQPAASGPLADDPIGDTITIDDFAKVDMRVALIKTAELVEGSDKLLRLVLDVGGETRQIFSGIRAAYPDPSVLVGRHTIIVANLAPRKMRFGVSEGMVLSAGPGGKDLFILGADNGAQPGMPVK; via the coding sequence ATGACTCAAGTCGCGAAAAAAATAATGGTAACGTGCGCTCTGCCGTACGCAAATGGTCCCATCCATCTTGGCCATATGCTGGAGCACATCCAGGCTGATATCTGGGTCCGTTACCAGCGAATGCGCGGCAATCAGGTATGGTTCATTTGCGCTGACGACGCGCACGGCACGCCGATTATGCTGAAAGCGCAGCAGATGGGCATTACCCCTGAGCAGATGATTGCTGAGATGAGTCAGGCGCATCAGAAAGATTTCGCTGGCTTTAACATCAGCTACGACAACTACCACTCCACGCACAGTGATGAAAACCGTGAGCTGTCAGCGCTGATCTACAACCGTTTGAAAGAGAACGGTTTCATTAAGAATCGCACGATTTCGCAGCTGTTCGACCCGGAAAAAGGCATGTTCCTGCCTGACCGCTTCGTTAAAGGCACCTGCCCGAAATGTAAAGCCGCCGACCAGTATGGCGACAACTGCGAAGTGTGCGGTTCGACCTATAGTCCGACCGAGCTGATCGATCCAAAATCGGTGGTCTCCGGCGCCACGCCGGTGATGCGCGATTCTGAACACTTCTTCTTCGATCTGCCGTCATTCAGCGAAATGTTGCAGACCTGGACCCGTTCCGGCGCGCTGCAGGAGCAGGTGGCGAACAAGATGCAGGAGTGGTTCGAATCCGGCCTGCAGCAGTGGGATATCTCCCGCGACGCTCCCTACTTCGGTTTTGAAATTCCGGGCGCGCCGGGCAAATATTTCTACGTCTGGCTGGATGCGCCGATCGGCTATATGGGTTCGTTTAAGAATCTGTGCGACAAACGCGGCGACCTGGATTTCGACGAGTTCTGGAAAAAAGATTCCACTACCGAGCTCTATCACTTTATCGGCAAGGATATCGTCTACTTCCACAGCCTGTTCTGGCCGGCGATGCTGGAAGGCAGTAACTTCCGCAAACCGAACAACCTGTTTGTGCACGGCTATGTCACGGTCAACGGCGCGAAGATGTCCAAGTCGCGCGGCACCTTTATCAAGGCCAGCACCTGGCTTGAGCATCTGGACGCCGACAGCCTGCGCTACTACTACGCGGCGAAGCTCTCTTCGCGCATCGACGATATCGACCTGAACCTGGAAGATTTCGTGCAGCGCGTTAACGCCGACATCGTCAACAAAGTGGTGAACCTGGCTTCGCGCAACGCCGGCTTTATCGCCAAGCGTTTCGGCGGCCAGCTGGCCGATCATCTGGCAGATCCGGCGCTCTACAAAACCTTTACCGACGCCTCCGCCAGCATCGGCGATGCCTGGGCCAGCCGCGAATATGGCCGCGCCATCCGCGAAATTATGGCGCTGGCGGATATGGCCAACCGCTACGTTGACGAACAGGCGCCGTGGGTGGTGGCGAAGCAGGAAGGCCGCGACGCCGATCTGCAGGCGATCTGCACCATGGGCATCAACCTGTTCCGCGTGCTGATGACCTGGCTGAAGCCGGTGCTGCCTTCGTTAAGCGAGCGCGTGGAAGCGTTCCTGAAGGCGGAGCTGCTGTGGGATGCCATTGACACCCCGCTGCTGAACCATGAAGTCGCGCCGTTTAAAGCGCTCTACAGCCGCATCGAAATGCCGAAAATCAACGCGCTGATCGAAGCCTCGAAAGAGGACGCCGCGGCCGCCGCGCAGCCTGCTGCAAGCGGCCCGCTGGCGGACGATCCCATCGGCGACACCATCACCATCGACGATTTTGCGAAGGTGGATATGCGCGTGGCGCTGATCAAAACCGCCGAACTGGTGGAAGGCTCCGACAAGCTGCTGCGTCTGGTGCTGGACGTGGGCGGCGAAACGCGCCAGATCTTCTCCGGTATTCGCGCCGCCTACCCCGATCCGTCGGTGCTGGTCGGCCGCCACACCATTATCGTCGCCAACCTGGCGCCGCGTAAGATGCGTTTCGGCGTGTCGGAAGGCATGGTGCTGTCGGCGGGTCCGGGCGGAAAAGATCTGTTCATTCTTGGCGCGGACAACGGCGCCCAGCCTGGCATGCCGGTGAAATAA
- a CDS encoding CidA/LrgA family protein codes for MAAVLSACWRYLRAFIIIYLCLYAGIGISSLLPIVIPGSIIGMLILFLLLGFQIVPVNWVKPGCYLIIRYMALLFVPISVGVMNYTDVLAAQFGPIFVSCVLSTLLVLIVVGYSSHRLHGKPIVGEKHDE; via the coding sequence ATGGCCGCCGTGCTCTCTGCCTGCTGGCGCTATCTGCGCGCCTTCATCATCATCTATCTCTGTCTGTATGCCGGCATCGGCATTTCATCCCTGCTGCCCATTGTTATTCCCGGCAGTATTATCGGGATGCTGATCCTCTTTCTTTTGCTGGGTTTTCAAATCGTTCCGGTAAACTGGGTGAAGCCCGGCTGCTACCTGATCATTCGCTATATGGCGCTGCTGTTTGTGCCGATCAGCGTTGGCGTGATGAACTACACCGATGTGCTCGCCGCCCAGTTTGGGCCTATTTTCGTCTCCTGCGTGCTCAGCACCCTGCTGGTGTTGATCGTCGTCGGCTACAGTTCGCATCGTCTGCACGGCAAGCCCATCGTCGGAGAAAAGCATGATGAGTGA
- a CDS encoding CidB/LrgB family autolysis modulator: MMSDIWWSLPLTLAVFFGARWLAARVKISLFNPLLISMAVIIPLLLLINMPYARYFQGSAILNSLLQPSVVALALPLYEQLHQIRARWKSIIAVCFIGSMTAMVSGTAIALWLGATPEIAATVLPKSVTTPIAMAVSASLHGIPAISAICVLVAGVLGAVFGHMLLNLMRIKTKASRGLAIGNASHALGTARCAELDFQEGAFSSLALVICGIITSLLAPFLFPLLLALLG, from the coding sequence ATGATGAGTGATATCTGGTGGTCGCTGCCGCTGACGCTGGCGGTGTTTTTCGGCGCGCGCTGGCTGGCGGCGCGGGTAAAAATCTCGCTCTTTAATCCGCTGCTGATCTCGATGGCGGTGATTATTCCCCTGCTGCTGCTGATCAATATGCCCTATGCGCGCTACTTTCAGGGCAGCGCTATCCTCAATAGCCTGCTGCAACCGTCGGTGGTGGCGCTGGCGCTGCCGCTCTATGAACAGCTGCATCAGATTCGCGCGCGCTGGAAATCGATTATCGCCGTCTGCTTTATCGGCAGCATGACCGCGATGGTTTCCGGCACCGCCATCGCTCTCTGGCTGGGCGCCACGCCGGAAATCGCCGCCACCGTTTTGCCCAAATCGGTCACCACGCCTATCGCCATGGCGGTCTCCGCCTCGCTGCACGGTATTCCGGCCATCAGCGCCATCTGCGTGCTGGTGGCGGGCGTGCTGGGCGCGGTGTTCGGTCATATGCTGCTGAACCTGATGCGCATAAAAACCAAAGCGTCGCGCGGGCTGGCCATCGGCAACGCTTCGCATGCCCTCGGCACCGCGCGCTGCGCCGAACTCGATTTTCAGGAGGGCGCGTTCAGTTCGCTGGCGCTGGTGATCTGCGGCATCATCACTTCGCTGCTGGCGCCGTTCCTGTTTCCGCTGCTGCTGGCGCTGTTAGGTTAA
- a CDS encoding NAD-dependent malic enzyme, protein MELDYESKRPLYIPYAGPILLEFPLLNKGSAFTIEERNDFNLNGLLPETVETIEEQAERAWRQFQDFKNNNDKHVYLRNIQDTNETLFYRLLDNHLEEMMPIIYTPTVGVACEHFSEIYRRARGLFISYPNRASIEDMLQNATKQNVKVIVVTDGERILGLGDQGIGGMGIPIGKLSLYTACGGISPAYTLPVVLDVGTNNQQLLNDPLYMGWRHPRITGEEYDRFVDEFIQAVRSRWPNVLLQFEDFAQKNAMPLLERYRDQLCCFNDDIQGTAAVTLGTLIAASRAAGSRLRDQNVVFLGAGSAGCGIAEQIIAQMKSEGLSDEEARAKVFMVDRFGLLTDKLPNLLSFQSKLVQKSENLASWHLDSDAISLMDVVRNAKPDILIGVSGQPGLFSEEIIREMHSHCARPIVMPLSNPTSRVEATPADILAWTDGAALVATGSPFAPVTLHDKTYPIAQCNNSYIFPGIGLGVIASGATRVTDSMLMAASRALADCSPLVNEGEGPVLPEVKDIQGVSKVIAMAVGKAAQLAGVAVVTSEDVLSKAIANNFWMPQYRNYRRTSI, encoded by the coding sequence ATGGAACTCGATTACGAGAGTAAACGTCCGCTTTATATCCCTTACGCTGGTCCTATCCTGCTGGAATTTCCCCTGCTGAATAAAGGCAGCGCCTTTACCATCGAAGAGCGCAACGACTTCAACCTTAACGGCCTGCTGCCGGAAACGGTTGAAACCATCGAAGAACAGGCCGAACGCGCCTGGCGTCAGTTCCAGGATTTTAAGAACAATAACGATAAGCACGTTTATCTGCGCAATATTCAGGATACCAACGAAACCCTGTTTTATCGCCTGCTCGACAACCATCTCGAAGAGATGATGCCGATTATCTATACCCCGACGGTCGGCGTCGCCTGCGAACATTTCTCTGAAATCTACCGTCGCGCCCGCGGTCTGTTTATCTCCTACCCGAACCGCGCCAGCATTGAAGATATGCTGCAAAACGCCACCAAGCAGAATGTAAAAGTGATCGTGGTGACGGACGGCGAACGTATTCTCGGCCTCGGCGACCAGGGCATCGGCGGCATGGGCATTCCGATCGGCAAACTGTCGCTCTATACCGCCTGCGGCGGCATCAGCCCGGCCTATACCCTGCCGGTGGTGCTGGATGTCGGCACCAATAATCAGCAGTTGCTGAACGATCCGCTTTACATGGGCTGGCGTCATCCGCGCATTACCGGCGAGGAGTACGATCGCTTCGTCGACGAGTTTATCCAGGCGGTGCGCAGCCGCTGGCCGAACGTGCTGTTGCAGTTTGAAGATTTCGCGCAGAAGAACGCTATGCCGCTGCTGGAGCGCTATCGCGACCAGCTCTGCTGCTTTAACGACGATATCCAGGGCACCGCGGCGGTAACGCTCGGCACGCTGATCGCCGCCAGCCGCGCGGCGGGCAGCCGCCTGCGCGATCAAAACGTGGTGTTCCTTGGCGCAGGTTCCGCCGGTTGCGGCATCGCCGAGCAGATTATCGCCCAGATGAAGTCAGAGGGACTGAGCGACGAAGAGGCGCGCGCCAAAGTCTTTATGGTGGACCGCTTCGGCCTGCTGACCGACAAGCTGCCGAACCTGCTGAGCTTCCAGAGCAAGCTGGTGCAGAAAAGCGAAAACCTTGCCAGCTGGCATCTGGACAGCGATGCGATCTCGCTGATGGACGTAGTGCGCAACGCCAAACCTGACATTCTGATCGGCGTATCGGGTCAGCCAGGCCTGTTCAGCGAAGAGATTATTCGTGAAATGCACAGCCACTGCGCGCGTCCGATCGTGATGCCGCTCTCCAACCCAACTTCGCGCGTGGAAGCGACGCCGGCGGACATCCTCGCCTGGACCGACGGCGCGGCGCTGGTCGCCACCGGCAGCCCCTTCGCGCCGGTCACCCTGCACGATAAAACCTATCCCATCGCCCAGTGCAACAACTCCTATATTTTCCCCGGCATCGGCCTGGGCGTTATCGCCTCCGGCGCGACGCGCGTCACCGACAGCATGCTGATGGCGGCCAGCCGCGCGCTGGCGGACTGTTCGCCGCTGGTGAACGAGGGCGAAGGTCCGGTCCTGCCGGAGGTGAAAGATATTCAGGGCGTGTCGAAAGTGATCGCGATGGCGGTAGGCAAAGCGGCGCAGCTGGCGGGCGTGGCGGTCGTCACCTCGGAAGATGTGCTGTCGAAGGCGATAGCCAATAATTTTTGGATGCCGCAGTATCGTAACTATCGTCGCACCTCGATTTAA
- the sanA gene encoding outer membrane permeability protein SanA yields MLKRMTYGLIIILLLMILAALGLDRWIAWKTAPLVYDDLTSLPHRQVGVVLGTAKYYRAGVPNQYYHYRIQGALNAYNSGKVNYLLLSGDNAQQSYNEPMTMRRDLIAAGVNPADIVLDYAGFRTLDSIVRTRKVFDTNDFIIITQRFHCERALFIALHMGIQAQCYAVPSPKNMLTVRAREVAARLGALADLYIMKREPRFLGPLVPIPAVHEVPQDAQSYPAVTPEQLLELEQRQKKK; encoded by the coding sequence ATGTTGAAACGCATGACATATGGCCTGATTATCATCCTGCTGCTGATGATACTGGCTGCGCTCGGCCTCGATCGCTGGATCGCCTGGAAAACCGCCCCGCTGGTGTATGACGATTTGACCTCGCTGCCGCATCGTCAGGTGGGCGTGGTGTTGGGCACCGCCAAGTATTATCGCGCCGGGGTGCCGAACCAGTATTACCACTACCGCATTCAGGGCGCGCTGAACGCCTACAACAGCGGTAAGGTGAACTACCTGCTGCTGAGCGGCGACAACGCCCAGCAGAGTTATAACGAGCCGATGACCATGCGACGCGATCTGATCGCCGCCGGGGTCAATCCTGCCGATATCGTGCTGGATTACGCGGGCTTCCGCACGCTGGACTCCATCGTGCGCACGCGCAAGGTGTTCGACACTAACGACTTCATTATCATTACCCAGCGTTTCCATTGCGAGCGCGCGCTGTTTATCGCGCTGCATATGGGCATTCAGGCGCAGTGCTACGCCGTGCCGTCGCCGAAAAATATGCTGACGGTGCGCGCGCGCGAAGTCGCCGCCCGTCTCGGCGCGTTGGCCGATCTTTATATTATGAAGCGCGAGCCGCGTTTCCTTGGCCCGCTGGTGCCGATTCCGGCAGTGCATGAGGTGCCGCAGGATGCGCAGAGCTATCCGGCGGTGACGCCGGAACAGCTGCTGGAGCTGGAGCAGCGGCAGAAGAAGAAATAA
- the mglC gene encoding galactose/methyl galactoside ABC transporter permease MglC produces MKATTKKNALTWLKEGGIYVVLLVLLAIIIFQDPTFLSLMNLSNILTQSSVRIIIALGVAGLIVTQGTDLSAGRQVGLAAVVAATMLQAMDNANKVFPQLDTVPIPLVILTVCVIGGLIGLLNGIIIAYLKVTPFITTLGTMIIVYGINSLYYDYVGASPIAGFDAGFSKFAQGFLRFGDFKLSYITFYAVIAIVFVWILWNKTRFGKNIFAIGGNPEAAKVSGVNVPLNLILIYALSGVFYAFGGMLEAGRIGSATNNLGFMYELDAIAACVVGGVSFAGGVGTVAGVVTGVLIFTVINYGLTYIGVNPYWQYIIKGGIIIFAVALDSLKYSRKK; encoded by the coding sequence ATGAAAGCTACAACGAAAAAGAATGCGCTGACCTGGTTGAAAGAGGGCGGCATCTATGTCGTATTGCTGGTGCTGCTGGCAATTATTATTTTCCAGGACCCGACCTTTCTCAGTTTAATGAACCTGAGTAATATTCTGACCCAGTCCTCGGTGCGTATTATTATCGCGCTGGGCGTCGCCGGGCTGATCGTGACCCAGGGCACCGACCTCTCCGCCGGGCGTCAGGTGGGCCTGGCGGCGGTGGTGGCCGCCACCATGCTGCAGGCGATGGACAACGCCAATAAAGTTTTCCCGCAGCTGGATACCGTGCCGATTCCGCTGGTGATCCTGACGGTGTGCGTCATCGGCGGCCTGATTGGTTTGCTGAACGGCATCATCATCGCCTACCTGAAAGTGACGCCCTTTATCACCACGCTGGGCACCATGATCATTGTCTACGGCATTAACTCGCTCTATTACGACTACGTGGGCGCGTCGCCGATCGCGGGCTTTGACGCTGGCTTCTCGAAGTTCGCTCAGGGCTTCCTGCGCTTCGGGGACTTCAAACTCTCCTACATCACCTTCTACGCCGTGATCGCTATCGTGTTTGTCTGGATCCTGTGGAACAAAACGCGCTTCGGCAAAAACATCTTCGCTATCGGCGGCAACCCGGAAGCGGCGAAGGTCTCCGGCGTTAACGTACCGCTTAACCTGATCCTGATCTATGCGCTGTCCGGCGTGTTCTACGCCTTCGGCGGCATGCTGGAAGCGGGTCGTATCGGCAGCGCCACCAACAACCTCGGCTTTATGTATGAGCTGGATGCGATTGCGGCGTGCGTGGTGGGCGGAGTCTCCTTTGCCGGCGGCGTCGGCACCGTAGCTGGCGTGGTGACCGGCGTGCTGATCTTCACCGTTATCAACTACGGCCTGACCTATATCGGCGTTAACCCCTACTGGCAGTACATCATCAAGGGCGGCATCATTATCTTCGCCGTGGCGCTGGATTCACTGAAATACTCGCGTAAGAAGTAA